AAGAATTAGAATACACCCTCATTTTTTTCTGCCTTTTCATTCACATGAGAGAAGCATCATCTTCATCCATCAGACATTAATTTCCACAAGTACAACAACAATCTATATTTCTAAGAACTACAATCAACATGGTATCAAAACTTCTTACCCTCCATGTTCCTTCTCATCCTAATTTTTTTCTCACCCCAGTTGCAACTTCAAGGAATCCAAGGCCCTCTCATTCTCTCCCTCCTTTTTCATTGTCAACAAAACTGAGTTATAAGGCCTTCCATGCTCAAAACCATTATTTGGCTAATCATGTCCCTGTGAGATGCTCCAATTCTTTTATTTCTTCAAGTTTTGAGAAAGAGCTAGATCCCACACTTACTAATGATGATCTCAAGCCAACTTCACCTAGCCAAAGAACCTTTTCAGGATTGGAAATGGCTAGCCTTTGGATTGGACTAGTGGTGGGAGTCCCTACTTACTACCTTGCTGGTAGCCTTGTTGACCTTGGGATGGCATGGTGGCAAGGCATAGCCACTGTGGTTGCAGCCAACATGATCCTTTTAGTTCCCCTGGTCCTCACCGGTCATCCAGGTACGCACGGACGGACCCAGGTCTACTAGGAATGGGGCAGTCGCCCCTCAGAAGAGAATTTTGTTCCTTAACATAATAGTATTCATAAGTTATATTGCTTTCTTCAATTAGACATTGCTGATTTTTCCTAATGTGTTAAATTTTTGGCATCCTTTACcaactttatttttttctggTTCCCCCACTGCAGGTACCCGTTATGGCATATCATTCCCAGTTCTTGCTAGATCATCTTTTGGCATCCATGGTGCTCATGTTCCCACCCTCTTAAGGGCCTTGGTTGGCTGTGGTTGGTATGGGATTGAATCATGGATTGGTGGAGAGGCAATTTTCCTTCTTTTGCCAAAATCAATAAAACAAAGTACATTTTCTCAATCTCTACCCTGGCTAGGCACTTCCCCTTTGGAATTTGCTTGCTTCTTAGCCTTCTGGGTTGCACAATTGTCCATTGTGTGGAAAGGAATTGATGGCATTAGAGAGCTTGAGAAGTACTCAGCTCCAATACTCATTGTACTCACCTCTTGCCTCTTGTGTTGGTCTTATGTAAAAGCTGGTGGTTTTGGTCACATGCTCTCTTTATCCTCTAAGCTCTCCACTTCACAATTTTGGTCTTTATTCTTCCCATCTCTGACTGCTAACATAAGTTTTTGGGCTCCTCTGGCTCTTAACATCACTGATTTTACAAGATATGCCAAGAGTGAGAATGATCAAATCATTGGTCAAATTGGTCTTCCTATCTTCATGGGA
This is a stretch of genomic DNA from Lotus japonicus ecotype B-129 chromosome 1, LjGifu_v1.2. It encodes these proteins:
- the LOC130730273 gene encoding purine-uracil permease NCS1-like; the encoded protein is MVSKLLTLHVPSHPNFFLTPVATSRNPRPSHSLPPFSLSTKLSYKAFHAQNHYLANHVPVRCSNSFISSSFEKELDPTLTNDDLKPTSPSQRTFSGLEMASLWIGLVVGVPTYYLAGSLVDLGMAWWQGIATVVAANMILLVPLVLTGHPGTRYGISFPVLARSSFGIHGAHVPTLLRALVGCGWYGIESWIGGEAIFLLLPKSIKQSTFSQSLPWLGTSPLEFACFLAFWVAQLSIVWKGIDGIRELEKYSAPILIVLTSCLLCWSYVKAGGFGHMLSLSSKLSTSQFWSLFFPSLTANISFWAPLALNITDFTRYAKSENDQIIGQIGLPIFMGVFTFVGIAVTSSTKLIFGHVISNPIQLLGQIGGFATTAFAIMGISLATITTNIAANVVAPANALVNLSPKWFTFRRGALVTALFGIAFQPWRLLKSSESFVCTWLVGYSALLGPIGGILLSDYYLVQKTNLSIKDLYSRSPYGAYYYSKGFNVAAIVALIVGILPVIPGFLQKVGIVASVHEAFVVIYNNAWFISFFSAGFLYWILSIFRRKQDKSAPGDHLLQAP